ACCGTACAACGAACTTCTTGCCCGTATTGCTCTGCAGGCAGAAGTGGACGTCATCGTCCTTGGCGGTATGGGCCTCAAGCACGACGACTACCTGTACCTTAAGGACTACCTGGAAAAGAACGGTGCCCTTAGCCGTACCGTGATGTTCATGCACACCGCATCTGACCCCATTGTGGAATGCTTGCTGGTGCCCGATGCATCCCTCGCTGTTGCAGAAAAGTTCGCAACCGAAGGCAAGAACGTTCTGGTGCTCCTCACCGATATGACCAACTTCGCCGACGCCATGAAGGAAATTTCCATTACCATGGAACAGATTCCGTCTAACCGTGGCTATCCTGGCGACCTTTACTCTTCTCTCGCTAGCCGTTACGAAAAGGCTGTGGACTTCACCGACGCTGGTTCCATTACCATCCTCGCTGTGACTACCATGCCTGGCGACGACGTGACCCACCCGGTTCCGGATAACACCGGTTACATTACCGAAGGTCAGTTCTACCTGCGTAAGGGCCGTATCGAACCGTTCGGTTCTCTGTCTCGTTTGAAGCAGCAGGTGAACGGCAAGACCCGTAGCGACCACCGTACCATTATGAATACCATGATCCAGCTCTACGCTTCCTTCAAGGAAACCCTTGAAAAGCAGTCCATGGGCTTCAACATGAGTAACTGGGACCAGAAGCTGTTGAAGTACGGCCAGCGTTTCGAAAAGGAAATGATGGACCTGTCCGTGAACATTCCTCTGGAACAGGCTCTGGATCTGGGCTGGGCAATCCTTGCTGATTGCTTCGAACCCGAAGAAACCGGTATTCCTTCCAAGATGATTAGTCAGTATTGGCCCAAGAAGGGGTAATTAATGGCTAAAGTCAAGTTAACCAAAAACGCCCTCAAGGCGGAACGTGACGCGTTGAAGCGCTTCCAGCGCTATCTGCCCACGTTGTTGCTGAAAAAGCAGCAGCTGCAGATGGAAATGCGTACGCTCCAGGAGAGGGTGATGGCAAAGCGCGAGGAGGAAGACAAGCTCCGTAAGAGCATGGCTTCCTGGATTTCGCTGTATGCCGAGCCTATCGAATGGTCCAAGTACCTTTCGGTGAAGGAAGTGCGCCAGGGCGAAGGTAACATCGCCGGTGTCCGCATTCCTACATACGATGGGGTGGACTTCAACATTTCCATTCCGGATTTCTTTACCACACCGGTTTGGCTGGATGACGGTATCCGTTCTCTGCAGGGCCTTATTTCGCTCCGCCTGGAACGCCGCGTTCTCGAAAAGCAGTACGAGCTGCTTTCCATGGAACTGCGTACCACGAGCCAGCGCGTGAACCTGTTCGAAAAGGTGAAGATTCCCGAAGCTAAGGATAATATCCGTAGAATCAACATTTTCTTGGGTGACCAGCAGACGTCCGGTGTGGCCCGCTCTAAGCTTGCCAAGGGCAAGTCTACAGCCCGCGCCGCTGCTCAGGATGCCGCCGCCGCTAGCGCTAAGGAGGCTGCCGCATGATTACTCCAATGAAGAAAGTGACCATCCTTACGGTTGCAAGTGCTGTGGAAGAATCCCTGGAAGCATTGCGCTCCATGGAAATCCTCCATGTGACGCCCCTGAAGGCTGCTGCAGGCACCAAGCTCAATGCCGCCAAGGGTGAAGTTTCCCGCGTCCAGAAGGCTCTTGAAAACGTTCCCGAGAAGACACCTAAGGGCATTACCCCTGCAAGTGCCGAGGGCGTTACCGGCGTTTCCCTGGTGGATGAAATCCAGCAGCTTATCGCCGACCGCAAGGAAGCAGAAATTAACAAGGAACAGGCCGAGGAAGAACTCTCCAAGCTTTCCAAGTTTGGTAACCTGGATCCGGCTACCGTAGCAGAACTCGCCAAGAAGGGCGTGTTCGTAAAGCTCTACGTGGCCGACGTGAAGAAGGAAGCTTTCGATGTTGCAGATTCTGCAGCCGAAGCTACCGTCCAGGAATTCGGTTCCGACGAAAACGGCACCTATTTCGCTGTCATCAGCAAGGGCGAAGCCCCTGCCGCTGTCCAGGGAAGTTTTGCAGAAATCGCAATGCCTGCAAAGTCCTTGGCTGTCTACCGCGAAATGGACGAAGCCGCAAAGGCAACCCTTGCCCGCGTAGACAAGCGACTTGGCGAACTCGCTTCCCTCAGGGATGAAATCGAGGACCGCCTGGACGAAGTCTCCGACGAATATAACATGGTGGAAACTGAAAGCTCCATGATGGGGGACAGCAACGTGTCCGCTATCCAGGGCTTCTGCCCCGCACCCCGCGTCGCAGAACTTCAGGCTGCCGCCAAGAAGAACGGCTGGGGCCTTCTGGTGGACGATCCGTCCGAAGAAGACAACATTCCCACTTTGCTTGGTTACAACAAGCTGACCAAGCCCATGCAGTTCCTGTACGATATCATCGGTATCGCCCCGGGCTACAACGAAGTGGACGTGTCCAGCGTGTTCCTGTGCTTCTTCAGCATATTCTTTGCCATGATCGTGGGGGATTCCGCTTACGGTATCCTGTTCCTCGCTCTTGCATTGTTTGCCCGCAAGAAGATGCCCAAGGCCAATGCCGCAGGCTTCCACTTCATCTACCTGATGAGCATCACCACCATCATCTGGGGCGTCATCAACGCAAGCTTCCTGGGCTTTACTCCGGAACTTGCCGGATGGAGCTACTACCTGGACATAGCCAACTACAACTTTATCCCGGAACCTGTCCGCAACGTGCTTTACTGGATCCGCAGTAACGCTCCCACGGACCCGGCCCGCTTCGAAGTCTACAAGCAGTTCTGCCAGAACTTTACGTTCTTGCCGACTAGCTTTGTGCCGAAGGGTGCTGGTGCAAGCCAGATGCAGCACATTCAGCTGTTCTGCTTCTGCATCGCTGTGGTTCACCTGAGCATTGCTCACGCTTGGAACGTAATCGTTCGCCTGAAGCGCAAGGATTCTACGTTCATGGCTCAGGTGGGCTGGCTCCTGGGATCTTGGGTCATGTTCTTCCTGGCATGCAACATGGTGCTTGGCGTTGAACTTCCGGGTTTTGTAATCCCCATGTTCATCGTGGAAGTGGTGCTGCTGCTCCTGTTTACCGTGCCGCCTAGCCGCCTCAAGCAGGACTTCATTAGCATCCCCATGCTGGTACTTGACATTGTGAACAGCTTCACCGATGTAATCAGCTATATCCGTCTCTTTGCAGTGGGTATGTCTGGTGCTGCCATCGCCGAAGCTTTCAACGGCATGCTTGCTCCGCTCTTCGGTTCTGCCGTGGGTATTGCAGGTGCCGCCCTGATCCTTCTCTTTGTACATGGCCTGAATATCGCCCTCGCCGTCATGGGTGTGGCTGTTCATGCAGTACGTCTTAACACACTTGAATTTTCAAATGGACTTGGCATGGAATGGAGCGGTTTTGCCTTCAAGCCTTTCGCCAAGCAGAAAAATTAAACCAAGGGATAATTCCCGCTAATTAATGAGGATAAAAAAATGGAACCGAATACAATGGTGACTCTCGCTAAGATGGGCGCAGCTGCTGCTCTCGGCATTGCAGCAATGGGCTCTGCCCTTGGTTGCGGTACTGCAGGTATGTCTGCAATTACCGTGTGGAAGAAGGCTTACGCACAGGGCAAGGGTGCTCTCTTTACTCTGCTCGTGTTCGTCGGTGCTCCGATTTCCCAGACCATCTACGGCATGCTTCTCATGAACTTCATCCTGGGCAAGGTTGCTGAATCTGGCTTCGCTAACTGGGGCGGCTGCCTCGGTGCTGGTATCTTTGGCGGTATGGGCATGATGTGCTCCGCCTGGTTCCAGGGTAAGGCTGGTGCAGTGGCTTGCGATGCTCTCGGTGAAACCGGCAAGGGCATGGTGAACTACCTCATGGTTCTCGGTATCGTCGAAACCGTGGCTCTGTTCGTTCTCGTGTTCTCCATGATGGTGCTTTAATCCTTAAGGAGCAACTTTATGGATAATGAACAGCTTTTAACCTTGGCAAAGCTCGGTGCAGTGGCCGCCCTCGGTCTTGCTGCCATGGGTTCTGCCCTGGGTTGCGGTACAGCCGGCATGGCTGCTATCGGAGCCTGGAAGAAGGCTTACCTGAAGGGTAAGAATGCGCTCTTTACGCTTCTTATCTTTGTGGGTGCGCCGATTGCTCAGACTATTTACGGCATGCTGTTGATGATGTACATCCTCAACAAGTCTGCTGCCGCTCCCGAAAACTGGGCCGCCTACCTTGGCGTTGGCCTTTTCGGTGGCATTGGCATGATGGCTTCTGCCTGGTATGTAGGCAAGAGCGCTGCAGACGCCTGTAACGCCCTTGGTGAAACCGGCAAGGGCCTGGTGAACTATCTGATGGTGCTTGGCGTGGGTGAAACCGTCGCCCTGTTCGTCATGGTGTTCTCCATGATGCTGGTGTCGTAAAAGATAAAAGAACGGGCCTTACGGCCCTACAGGTGAAGGTTGAAAGGATTATAATGGCGCGTCGCGCAATTTGATCTTGAACCTTTTGCAGATAAGAACCTCGTTCGGTGTTGAGCCGGGCGGGGGTCTTTTTATGCCTTTTTTTATTTGTCTTGTTGCATATACCCCTAGGGGGTATGTATATTTGTAGTATGAAAAATGAAAAAGATTGTTGCTGTTCCAAGAAGAAAGTTCGTGACGAAGAAGAAATCAAGAAGCTGATATCCCGTTTGAATCGCATTGAGGGGCAGGTGAAGGGCATCCGTAAGATGATTCTTTCCGATGCTTACTGTACAGACGTTCTAATCCAGGTTTCGGCGGTTAATGCCGCTTTGAACGCCTTTAGCAAGAACCTGCTGTCGAACCACATCAAGACTTGCGTGGCTACGGATATTCGTGCTGGTAAAGATGACGTAATTGATGACCTGGTGGAAACTTTACAGAAGTTAATGAAGTAATATGATGAAGTTCAAGATAAGGGGTATGAGCTGCGCCGCCTGCGTGGCTCGTGTGGAAAAGGCAGTAAACAGCATTGATGGGGTCAGTGAATGTGCCGTAAGCCTGTTGACCAATTCCATGACTGTAGAAGGTTCTGTTAGCGTCGATGATGTGAAGAAGGCTGTTTCACAGGCCGGATACGAAGCTTGCGAAATAAACGTCCAGGGCTCAGGAAAAAAGGTTGGAGAGTCTGTTAGTGAGGCATCTCTGGATGAATCCGAAATTAAGGCGTTGAAGAGAAGGCTCTTGACTTCTTTGTTCTTCTTGGTTCCGTTGCTTTACTTTAGCATGGGACATATGCTATGGAACTGGCCTTTGCCGATTTGGTTTACAGAACCGGACATGAACCATGTGGCCATGGGACTAGTGCAGCTTCTGCTTTCGGGAATAGTGCTGGTCATAAACCAGAAATTTTTTGTGAATGGATTCAAGGGGTTACTGAATCGATCCCCAAACATGGATTCGCTGGTGGCTCTTGGCTCCGGTGCATCCTTTATTTACAGTGTGGCGATTCTATTCATGATGACCCGCGGTCAGATGATGG
This window of the Fibrobacter sp. genome carries:
- a CDS encoding V-type ATP synthase subunit K (produces ATP from ADP in the presence of a proton gradient across the membrane; the K subunit is a nonenzymatic component which binds the dimeric form by interacting with the G and E subunits), yielding MDNEQLLTLAKLGAVAALGLAAMGSALGCGTAGMAAIGAWKKAYLKGKNALFTLLIFVGAPIAQTIYGMLLMMYILNKSAAAPENWAAYLGVGLFGGIGMMASAWYVGKSAADACNALGETGKGLVNYLMVLGVGETVALFVMVFSMMLVS
- a CDS encoding metal-sensing transcriptional repressor; protein product: MKNEKDCCCSKKKVRDEEEIKKLISRLNRIEGQVKGIRKMILSDAYCTDVLIQVSAVNAALNAFSKNLLSNHIKTCVATDIRAGKDDVIDDLVETLQKLMK
- a CDS encoding V-type ATP synthase subunit D; translation: MAKVKLTKNALKAERDALKRFQRYLPTLLLKKQQLQMEMRTLQERVMAKREEEDKLRKSMASWISLYAEPIEWSKYLSVKEVRQGEGNIAGVRIPTYDGVDFNISIPDFFTTPVWLDDGIRSLQGLISLRLERRVLEKQYELLSMELRTTSQRVNLFEKVKIPEAKDNIRRINIFLGDQQTSGVARSKLAKGKSTARAAAQDAAAASAKEAAA
- a CDS encoding V-type ATP synthase subunit K (produces ATP from ADP in the presence of a proton gradient across the membrane; the K subunit is a nonenzymatic component which binds the dimeric form by interacting with the G and E subunits) codes for the protein MEPNTMVTLAKMGAAAALGIAAMGSALGCGTAGMSAITVWKKAYAQGKGALFTLLVFVGAPISQTIYGMLLMNFILGKVAESGFANWGGCLGAGIFGGMGMMCSAWFQGKAGAVACDALGETGKGMVNYLMVLGIVETVALFVLVFSMMVL
- a CDS encoding ATPase → MITPMKKVTILTVASAVEESLEALRSMEILHVTPLKAAAGTKLNAAKGEVSRVQKALENVPEKTPKGITPASAEGVTGVSLVDEIQQLIADRKEAEINKEQAEEELSKLSKFGNLDPATVAELAKKGVFVKLYVADVKKEAFDVADSAAEATVQEFGSDENGTYFAVISKGEAPAAVQGSFAEIAMPAKSLAVYREMDEAAKATLARVDKRLGELASLRDEIEDRLDEVSDEYNMVETESSMMGDSNVSAIQGFCPAPRVAELQAAAKKNGWGLLVDDPSEEDNIPTLLGYNKLTKPMQFLYDIIGIAPGYNEVDVSSVFLCFFSIFFAMIVGDSAYGILFLALALFARKKMPKANAAGFHFIYLMSITTIIWGVINASFLGFTPELAGWSYYLDIANYNFIPEPVRNVLYWIRSNAPTDPARFEVYKQFCQNFTFLPTSFVPKGAGASQMQHIQLFCFCIAVVHLSIAHAWNVIVRLKRKDSTFMAQVGWLLGSWVMFFLACNMVLGVELPGFVIPMFIVEVVLLLLFTVPPSRLKQDFISIPMLVLDIVNSFTDVISYIRLFAVGMSGAAIAEAFNGMLAPLFGSAVGIAGAALILLFVHGLNIALAVMGVAVHAVRLNTLEFSNGLGMEWSGFAFKPFAKQKN
- a CDS encoding V-type ATP synthase subunit B; amino-acid sequence: MHNVAYHRIERIAGSVISLRAEGVANQELAQVTSSFGTSLARVIRIDGDMVDLQVFAGARGISTDSEVRFLGEPMKVPYSEALLGRVFNGAGQPRDNGPEVDGERITIGGPSVNPAKRVIPKTMVRTGIPMIDVFNTLVVSQKLPIFSIAGEPYNELLARIALQAEVDVIVLGGMGLKHDDYLYLKDYLEKNGALSRTVMFMHTASDPIVECLLVPDASLAVAEKFATEGKNVLVLLTDMTNFADAMKEISITMEQIPSNRGYPGDLYSSLASRYEKAVDFTDAGSITILAVTTMPGDDVTHPVPDNTGYITEGQFYLRKGRIEPFGSLSRLKQQVNGKTRSDHRTIMNTMIQLYASFKETLEKQSMGFNMSNWDQKLLKYGQRFEKEMMDLSVNIPLEQALDLGWAILADCFEPEETGIPSKMISQYWPKKG